The following proteins come from a genomic window of Aspergillus luchuensis IFO 4308 DNA, chromosome 3, nearly complete sequence:
- the IDH2 gene encoding isocitrate dehydrogenase (NAD(+)) IDH2 (COG:E;~EggNog:ENOG410PFWG;~InterPro:IPR004434,IPR024084,IPR019818;~PFAM:PF00180;~go_function: GO:0000287 - magnesium ion binding [Evidence IEA];~go_function: GO:0004449 - isocitrate dehydrogenase (NAD+) activity [Evidence IEA];~go_function: GO:0016616 - oxidoreductase activity, acting on the CH-OH group of donors, NAD or NADP as acceptor [Evidence IEA];~go_function: GO:0051287 - NAD binding [Evidence IEA];~go_process: GO:0006099 - tricarboxylic acid cycle [Evidence IEA];~go_process: GO:0055114 - oxidation-reduction process [Evidence IEA]) produces MIAARNFVAPARQCLRTTRVSPRIASPFSQLRTYSVAADERVAKFKGQKDTDGKYTVTLIEGDGIGPEISQSVKDIFAAANAPVKWEPVDVTPILKDGKTAIPDEAIKSVQKNYVALKGPLATPVGKGHVSLNLTLRRTFNLFANVRPCRSVAGYKTPYDNVDTVLIRENTEGEYSGIEHVVVDGVVQSIKLITKEASERVLRFAFQYARSINKKKVRVVHKATIMKMSDGLFLNLARDIAKEFPDVEFDAELLDNSCLKIVTDPTPYNDKVLVMPNLYGDILSDMCAGLIGGLGLTPSGNIGDECSIFEAVHGSAPDIAGKGLANPTALLLSSIMMLQHMGLTEHAARIQKATFDTLAEGNALTGDLGGSAKTHEYAEAIMKRL; encoded by the exons ATGATTGCCGCCAGGAACTTTGTCGCTCCCGCCCGTCAATGCTTGCGGACAACACGTGTGTCCCCTCGCATTGCCTCGCCCTTCTCGCAG CTCCGCACTTACTCCGTTGCTGCCGATGAGCGCGTCGCCAAGTTCAAGGGTCAGAAGGACACTGAT GGAAAATACACTGTTACCCTGATCGAGGGTGACGGTATCGGTCCCGAGATCTCCCAGTCGGTGAAGGATATCTTCGCTGCCGCAAAC GCCCCTGTCAAGTGGGAGCCCGTCGATGTTACTCCCATCCTGAAGGACGGCAAGACCGCCATCCCCGACGAAGCCATCAAGAGCGTCCAGAAGAACTACGTTGCGCTCAAGGGTCCTCTTGCT ACCCCCGTCGGTAAGGGACACGTCTCTCTGAACTTGACCCTCCGTCGTACTTTCAACCTCTTCGCCAACGTCCGTCCCTGCCGTTCCGTTGCCGGTTACAAGACCCCCTACGACAATGTCGACACCGTCCTGATCCGTGAGAACACCGAGGGTGAATACTCCGGCATTGAGCACGTCGTCGTCGATGGTGTCGTCCAGAGCATCAAGCTCATCACCAAGGAGGCCTCCGAGAGAGTGCTCCGCTTCGCCTTCCAGTACGCTCGTTCcatcaacaagaagaaggtccgTGTCGTGCACAAGGCCACCATCATGAAGATGTCCGACggtctcttcctcaaccttgCTCGTGACATCGCCAAGGAGTTCCCCGACGTCGAGTTCGATGCTGAGCTGCTGGACAACTCTTGCCTGAAGATCGTTACCGACCCCACCCCCTACAACGACAAGGTCCTTGTCATGCCCAACCTGTACGGTGACATTCTGTCCGACATGTGCGCCGGTCTGATCGGTGGTCTTGGTCTGACCCCCTCCGGTAACATTGGTGACGAGTGCTCCATCTTCGAGGCCGTCCACGGTTCTGCCCCCGACATTGCTGGCAAGGGTCTTGCCAACCCCACTGCTCTGCTTCTGAGCAGTATCATGATGCTTCAGCACATGGGTCTGACCGAGCACGCCGCTCGTATCCAGAAGGCTACTTTCGACACCCTCGCCGAAGGAAAC GCCCTCACCGGTGACTTGGGTGGTTCCGCCAAGACCCACGAGTATGCTGAGGCCATCATGAAGCGTCTGTAA
- a CDS encoding exocyst subunit SEC5 (COG:U;~EggNog:ENOG410PI7J;~InterPro:IPR039481,IPR029175;~PFAM:PF08700,PF15469;~go_component: GO:0000145 - exocyst [Evidence IEA];~go_process: GO:0006893 - Golgi to plasma membrane transport [Evidence IEA]): MADVDVASYYNLPSAFPEEWPAELDESDHSEDEALERRGSRSEKSRYFALERSNSTRKGVTLGSFKGNNGRENLVKMDEPDPLGTGDSVLKILKMRGLSLDEESRLRNRFLLSSTSFSPALFLSQVHSDASIRSLLEGLNILSQSIDQKSASLKVLVEANFERFVRAKATIDSVYTEMRNQGKKEEYLSPHANRRSVGHLRSLSGSKQSIATSALSDAGPGKNALTKESEYGMKGIRVPLLEASVKAEEVWGPALGGREREQVLKSVVDTMEKHRDIYEIGGHLSKSIKQRDYDSVFEQYRKARALSKTARDIADTATSKHQPLTDEEAHVILAMGRMWIDVDSQIQAFKRDLWRRLSDAPTTSTTVTATGPVEEHMELIGALLELGVDDNPIWVWLLSRYDFLKKKITAFCDRCKVEIEILRRRLASGEKPTPQAVASYLRLAPRDGALDTQTMRDSDQVIELWECIHTYLSRLLSSEGGLLGEVFDFWEVAQSFIDGSRQKLLPAGFEGESRKHHRLSSNDARELQKGVVELLNLIRESVLSLFADPPVDDVSLLTSPISTASPSSPGSRGVTPTESRFKLDPKNMPFPTPKRGEHWEDYAFWPPFSNSLSGIHYLSQCLVLIGTAASEMAALEPVVHSANTRDLLKSLVSVARERSVRVACAAWGKDAEICKMLEDWTRDPEKRDLTKMPGLFVAFENAIIAGMQKILYIPEAMARSGSVDVVTQPPAKLLQMVRTQFVSSVYKALSGLVENAEHPTSSEDEDEWIAAGSTATRSQFDTSPSLLIADAVDSRNRNVRILLTLSNIKAFQADLVPQLVANFENSFSVRLTEEAKTVRDVLNQIDDRLFQSYTKPTINALNTTIVNSITAPDWEPASSRPDQVRPYVYTTMLDLVLVHTEITTTIPSTLTTVPSRSSSAAQSSLLSVVLTYLLTQVSTSLLNAFSSRSSYTLPALMQATLDTEFIAQTMSQFSTDEASAIQSQIYVELDRRTTHEARARLQSELGEMRGILKRLRERTKGEFACFRKPRSGNGHKPSA; this comes from the exons ATGGCTGACGTCGACGTGGCCAGTTACTATAACTTGCCCTCGGCTTTCCCTGAAGAATGGCCCGCTGAGCTGGATGAAAGCGACCATTCTGAAGACGAAGCTTTAGAACGTCGTGGCTCGCGCTCGGAGAAATCCCGGTACTTTGCTCTGGAGCGCAGCAATAGCACGCGGAAGGGGGTCACTCTAGGCTCCTTCAAAGGCAACAATGGTCGGGAGAATCTCGTCAAGATGGATGAGCCTGATCCCCTGGGAACCGGGGACAGTGTGCTCAAGATCCTCAAAATGCGAGGCTTGTCGCTAGATGAAGAGAGTCGCCTGCGGAATCGTTTCCTGCTCTCAtcgacttccttctccccggcgctcttcctctcccaagTCCATTCCGATGCGTCGATACGGTCCCTTCTCGAAGGTCTCAACATTCTCTCTCAATCAATTGACCAGAAGTCCGCGTCGCTGAAAGTCCTCGTCGAAGCGAACTTCGAGCGATTCGTTCGAGCCAAAGCGACCATCGACAGTGTATATACAGAAATGAGAAATCAGGGCAAGAAAGAGGAGTATTTGAGCCCTCATGCCAACCGCCGGTCGGTTGGTCATTTGCGGAGCCTCTCGGGAAGCAAACAGAGCATAGCTACCTCGGCCCTTTCCGATGCAGGTCCCGGCAAGAACGCTCTGACGAAAGAGAGCGAATACGGCATGAAGGGTATCCGTGTTCCGTTGCTCGAGGCATCTGTTAAAGCAGAGGAGGTGTGGGGTCCGGCATTGGGAGGACGTGAAAGGGAGCAGGTGCTCAAGTCCGTTGTCGACACAATGGAGAAACATAGAGATATCTATGAAATAGGCGGTCACCTTTCCAAGTCCATCAAGCAGAGAGACTATGACTCTGTTTTTGAGCAGTATCGAAAGGCGAGGGCCCTATCCAAGACTGCCAGGGATATTGCCGATACCGCAACGAGCAAGCATCAGCCATTGACGGATGAAGAGGCCCATGTTATTCTGGCCATGGGACGAATGTGGATAGATGTCGATTCGCAAATTCAAGCCTTCAAACGCGACCTGTGGAGGCGCCTCAGCGATGCGCCTACAACCTCGACCACAGTTACTGCTACGGGTCCCGTAGAGGAGCACATGGAGCTTATCGGTGCTCTCCTGGAGCTAGGGGTCGATGACAATCCTATCTGGGTATGGCTTCTCAGTCGCTACGACTttttgaaaaagaagatcacGGCATTCTGTGACCGTTGCAAGGTCGAGATAGAAATTTTGAGGCGTCGACTGGCTAGTGGTGAGAAACCGACGCCTCAGGCAGTGGCATCATACCTCCGGTTGGCCCCTCGCGACGGCGCTCTGGACACCCAAACCATGCGCGATAGCGACCAAGTCATCGAGCTCTGGGAATGTATCCATACCTATCTGAGCAGGCTGTTGTCCTCTGAAGGAGGTCTCCTTGGCGAAGTCTTCGATTTTTGGGAAGTAGCGCAATCCTTCATTGACGGCAGCAGGCAAAAGCTTCTTCCAGCTGGGTTCGAGGGAGAAAGTCGCAAACACCACCGACTTTCGTCCAATGACGCCAGAGAGCTGCAAAAGGGAGTAGTCgagcttctcaatctcatTCGCGAGAGTGTTCTCTCACTGTTCGCCGATCCCCCGGTGGACGATGtatccctcctcacctcgcCAATCTCCACAGCCAGCCCCAGCAGCCCTGGAAGTCGAGGCGTAACCCCAACAGAGTCGCGTTTCAAGCTTGATCCGAAGAACATGCCCTTCCCCACACCGAAGCGCGGGGAGCATTGGGAAGACTACGCCTTCTGGCCACCATTCTCGAATTCTCTCAGTGGCATTCACTATCTCAGTCAATGTCTCGTGCTCATTGGCACGGCGGCTAGTGAGATGGCCGCCTTGGAGCCTGTGGTGCACAGTGCCAACACCCGTGATCTTCTCAAATCCCTTGTGAGTGTGGCACGCGAACGCTCAGTACGTGTGGCATGCGCAGCTTGGGGGAAGGATGCGGAAATTTGCAAGATGTTGGAAGACTGGACTCGAGACCCGGAAAAGAGAGACTTGACCAAGATGCCTGGTCTGTTTGTTGCCTTTGAGAACGCAATTATCGCGGGTATGCAGAAGATCCTCTACATCCCTGAGGCTATGGCAAGATCTGGTTCCGTCGACGTTGTGACCCAGCCCCCTGCCAAACTACTACAGATGGTTCGCACCCAATTTGTGTCTAGTGTCTATAAGGCGCTGAGTGGCCTGGTTGAGAATGCGGAACATCCTACAtcgtcggaggatgaggatgagtgGATCGCAGCTGGCTCAACGGCGACACGAAGCCAGTTTGATACATCTCCGTCGCTACTCATTGCGGATGCGGTCGATTCTCGGAATAGA AATGTGCGCATCCTCTTGACTTTGTCAAACATCAAGGCATTCCAGGCCGATCTCGTTCCGCAGCTGGTCGCCAACTTTGAGAACTCGTTCTCGGTCCGGTTGACTGAGGAGGCCAAGACCGTCCGCGATGTGCTCAACCAGATCGACGATCGCTTGTTCCAGTCATACACTAAGCCGACCATCAACGCGCTGAACACGACGATTGTCAACAGCATCACTGCCCCCGACTGGGAACCGGCATCGTCCCGCCCGGACCAGGTCCGTCCATACGTCTACACTACCATGCTGGACCTGGTGCTCGTACACACGgaaatcaccaccaccatcccttCGACGTTGACGACCGTACCGAGCCGCTCCTCATCCGCCGCCCAATCTTCTTTGCTCTCCGTCGTCCTGACGTATTTGCTGACCCAGGTGTCGACATCGCTTCTGAACGCTTTTAGTTCTCGGTCCTCGTACACTCTGCCAGCCCTCATGCAGGCCACTCTGGACACGGAATTCATCGCGCAGACTATGTCGCAGTTCTCGACCGACGAAGCATCCGCGATACAAAGTCAGATATATGTTGAGCTGGATCGACGGACCACTCACGAGGCACGCGCACGGCTTCAGTCTGAGCTGGGAGAAATGAGAGGCATCCTGAAGCGCTTGAGAGAGAGAACCAAAGGAGAGTTTGCCTGCTTCCGAAAGCCGCGGAGCGGCAACGGGCACAAACCATCCGCCTAG
- a CDS encoding uncharacterized protein (COG:S;~EggNog:ENOG410PSHM) translates to MAPKRSRDDTTTADEKRETTNDAPVKKRKGFSVGPANLPDGTYRRKTQKIKNDLIQKAKVKKAYAKVRAAELAAAPSRPIYTDDAQDQDEENKRADPAPASLELHPDRQAMLDQPAPEPEPTPAGRPQRGEKRNAKGRRERKPKPSAFAREMEIAEKRRKEAEKRREEREFRQKDREAMARAKRPDQAGKRRLGRESKVLLGRVERLVGKA, encoded by the exons ATGGCCCCGAAACGCTCCCGCGAcgataccaccaccgccgacgaGAAGCGGGAAACCACCAACGATGCCCCcgtgaagaagagaaagggtTTCAGCGTCGGTCCTGCCAACCTCCCAGATGGAACATACCGTCGCAAGA CCCAAAAAATCAAAAACGACCTAATTCAAAAAGCCAAAGTCAAAAAGGCCTACGCCAAAGTTCGCGCCGCCGAGCTTGCCGCCGCTCCATCTAGACCCATCTACACCGACGATGCCCAAGATCAAGACGAGGAGAACAAGCGCGCGGACCCGGCCCCGGCGTCGTTGGAACTTCACCCGGACCGGCAGGCTATGCTAGACCAGCCGGCGCCGGAGCCCGAACCTACTCCTGCTGGTAGACCGCAGCGTGGGGAGAAGCGCAATGCGAAGGGCCGTCGTGAAAGAAAGCCCAAGCCCTCTGCATTTGCTCGAGAGATGGAAATTGCGGagaagcggaggaaggaggcggagaagcgTAGAGAGGAGCGCGAGTTCAGGCAGAAGGATCGCGAGGCGATGGCGCGCGCAAAACGGCCGGATCAggctgggaagaggagattggggagggagagtaaGGTGTTGTTGGGTCGGGTGGAGCGGTTGGTTGGGAAGGCataa
- a CDS encoding uncharacterized protein (COG:S;~EggNog:ENOG410PJWN;~InterPro:IPR025261,IPR033473;~PFAM:PF13889,PF13915), translating to MPIFQDPEHQRLQDVWSDDHQPRLNARRQTISPWKHPPGEPLGSHPLPGPQNVPYEGPSPDQSRAGMHATNREELIQYIKSADAPRWASHHSSGSSPNPTSQTSDVSSANMKDKAPVNAGPSDQSDSSDQQLASPADIERPRSALHSGDFREGSSQVQSQQHAPSSPVPGRTVNAHFSLLSSSPTTPWFSTPVFPASLRGQSLSVQTATPAARSRAPSLGSFSSSYILKAPTSPLVHQANNTDLDFSPRPEYVGHSDAIDKVSRRRTLPPETFQHLQASHGGHAEGIYFQADAHRTPWDTTTSYHLQSPRRSLTSTYSLQLASSVQTPITRVRRPSVGSEVSSRAHAPMVGSYEESILRGRMSMSPSKPLDFTAQIGVLGKGKCKANLKCPPHVTIPFPAVFYSYPTSGSGRSIADDSPSPYVGLIDLDNFLPRDTSSGSSRRRRRHQSPAGTHNDCVMGNTTEHKSTDQETLRRREKRHRRAESPKSPPGGCYRIPQHGQLQIMIKNPNKTAVKLFLVPYDLSDMEPGTKTFIRQRSYSVGPIIDMPLSARKNYGTDRPEASLNASEDPKDKPTLRYLIHLNICCPSRGRFYLHSSIRVVFANRVPDGKEKLRNEIQCPDPRYTPYKPSRDSSHTHAAARSSTDQVPHKAPSDREPLSMLSPSGAMTSREPPYPGSSSTCAPEDPFSDRTLADREGAPRGTSNLFSPPQPSSHPFRPIPSLSPGPKLDSSFAEQCNTERGLYGKLGKGEIGYGGYPFAFNGSEAGDSLLARKLRGLDVHKHDSPDPQKSCE from the exons ATGCCCATCTTCCAGGATCCGGAACACCAGCGGCTCCAGGATGTGTGGTCTGATGATCACCAGCCACGGCTTAATGCTCGACGTCAGACCATCTCCCCCTGGAAACATCCTCCTGGGGAGCCCCTGGGCAGCCACCCCCTCCCAGGGCCTCAAAATGTCCCATACGAAGGCCCCTCTCCGGATCAAAGCCGGGCGGGAATGCATGCAACAAATCGCGAGGAACTGATCCAGTATATTAAAAGCGCCGATGCGCCTCGATGGGCATCACATCATTCC TCGGGAAGCAGTCCGAACCCTACCTCTCAGACATCCGATGTATCTTCCGCCAATATGAAAGACAAAGCACCTGTAAATGCTGGTCCTAGCGACCAGTCCGACTCGAGTGATCAGCAGTTAGCATCGCCGGCCGATATTGAACGCCCTCGCTCAGCTTTACATTCAGGAGACTTTAGGGAAGGAAGCTCTCAAGTCCAGAGTCAGCAACACGCCCCGTCATCCCCGGTGCCTGGTCGCACCGTCAACGCACATTTTTCACTACTGAGTTCCTCCCCGACGACGCCTTGGTTCAGTACTCCCGTTTTCCCTGCCTCTTTACGAGGCCAATCTCTATCAGTTCAGACAGCAACCCCGGCAGCCCGTTCCCGGGCTCCCTCTCTCGGCTCGTTCTCTTCGAGCTACATATTGAAAGCCCCGACGAGCCCTCTCGTTCACCAGGCGAATAATACAGACCTGGACTTCTCTCCTCGGCCGGAGTACGTTGGTCATTCGGACGCCATCGACAAAGTCAGTCGTCGCCGTACCCTTCCACCGGAAACATTCCAGCACTTGCAGGCATCGCATGGGGGCCATGCAGAGGGGATCTACTTCCAGGCTGATGCTCACCGCACACCATGGGACACGACAACATCTTACCATCTTCAATCCCCTCGGCGGTCCCTGACTTCAACATACAGCCTTCAGCTTGCATCCTCGGTCCAAACTCCGATCACGAGGGTCCGAAGGCCCTCAGTGGGCTCAGAAGTCTCTTCCAGAGCACATGCGCCAATGGTTGGCTCATACGAGGAGTCTATCCTCCGTGGAAGAATGTCAATGAGCCCTTCCAAGCCCTTGGACTTCACCGCGCAAATTGGCGTCCTCGGTAAAGGCAAATGCAAAGCCAACCTCAAATGCCCACCGCACGTGACAATCCCATTCCCGGCGGTGTTTTACAGCTACCCTACATCAGGCAGTGGCCGCTCAATCGCGGACGATAGCCCCAGCCCTTATGTTGGCCTGATAGACTTGGACAATTTCCTTCCTCGGGACACGTCCAGTGGTAGCAGTCGACGTCGCAGGCGCCATCAGAGCCCTGCAGGAACACACAATGACTGTGTCATGGGAAATACCACAGAACATAAGTCAACCGATCAGGAAACTTTGCGCAGGCGCGAGAAGAGGCATAGGAGGGCGGAATCACCCAAAAGTCCACCGGGTGGTTGTTACCGAATCCCACAACACGGTCAGTTGCAGATCATGATCAAGAACCCCAACAAAACAGCGGTGAAGCTGTTCCTCGTGCCCTATGACCTCAGCGATATGGAGCCGGGGACCAAGACATTCATCCGACAACGAAGCTATTCGGTGGGTCCCATCATTGATATGCCTTTGAGCGCTCGAAAGAACTATGGAACCGATCGTCCTGAAGCGTCGCTAAACGCTTCGGAGGATCCCAAAGACAAGCCAACTCTACGGTACTTGATCCATCTAAACATATGTTGTCCTTCTCGGGGCCGATTCTATCTTCACTCTAGCATTCGTGTTGTATTTGCCAACAGAGTTCCCGACGGTAAGGAAAAGCTTCGCAATGAAATTCAATGCCCTGATCCCCGTTACACGCCTTACAAACCCTCGCGGGACTCCAGTCATACACATGCAGCTGCACGGTCATCAACAGACCAGGTGCCACACAAAGCACCCTCAGATCGAGAACCATTATCGATGCTGAGTCCATCGGGGGCTATGACCTCACGAGAGCCCCCCTACCCCGGGAGCTCCTCCACGTGTGCTCCAGAGGACCCGTTCTCAGACCGTACACTTGCAGACCGAGAAGGTGCCCCGCGAGGCACCTCCAACCTCTTCAGTCCTCCCCAGCCTTCCTCACATCCTTTCCGGCCTATTCCGTCACTGTCTCCAGGGCCCAAACTCGACTCAAGTTTTGCGGAACAGTGTAATACGGAGCGTGGGCTCTATGGTAAACTCGGTAAGGGTGAGATCGGCTATGGCGGGTATCCGTTCGCTTTCAACGGTTCCGAAGCTGGTGACAGCCTCCTTGCCAGGAAGCTGAGGGGTTTGGACGTGCACAAGCACGACTCTCCTGACCCCCAGAAGTCCTGTGAATAA